Proteins co-encoded in one Callospermophilus lateralis isolate mCalLat2 chromosome 2, mCalLat2.hap1, whole genome shotgun sequence genomic window:
- the Tm7sf2 gene encoding delta(14)-sterol reductase TM7SF2 isoform X2: MASFQGPRAPLEFGGPLGAAALLLLLPATMFHLLLVARSGPARLLGPPPYLPGLEVLWSPRALLLLLTWLGLQAALYLLPARKVAEGQELKDKSRLCYPINGFQALVLTALLVGLGVSVGLPLGALPEMLLPLAFAATITTFIFSFLLYMKAQVVPASALAPGGNSGNLIYDFFLGRELNPRICSFDFKYFCELRPGLIGWVFINLALLVQEAEQRGSPSLAMWLVNAFQLLYVGDALWHEEAVLTTMDITHDGFGFMLAFGDLAWVPFTYSLQAQFLLYHPQPLGLPMAAVICLINAIGYYIFRGANSQKNTFRKNPSDPSVSGLETIPTATGRQLLVSGWWGMVRHPNYLGDLIMALAWSLPCGVSHLLPYFYVLYFTALLVHREARDERQCLQKYGRAWHEYCRRVPYRILPYIY; the protein is encoded by the exons ATGGCTTCTTTTCAGGGCCCCCGAGCCCCACTGGAATTCGGGGGGCCCCTGG GCGCTGCggcgctgctgctgctgctacccGCCACAATGTTCCACCTGCTACTGGTGGCCCGCTCAGGCCCGGCGCGCCTACTAGGCCCACCTCCGTACCTGCCAGGGCTGGAGGTGCTGTGGAGCCCGCGAGCGCTGCTGCTGTTACTCACCTGGCTCGGCCTGCAGGCGGCGCTCTACCTGCTGCCGGCGCGCAAG GTGGCCGAGGGGCAAGAATTGAAGGACAAGAGTCGTCTGTGCTACCCCATTAATG GCTTCCAGGCCCTGGTGCTGACAGCCCTAttggtggggctgggggtgtCCGTTGGGCTGCCCCTGGGTGCGCTCCCGGAAATGCTTCTGCCCTTGGCATTTGCAGCCACCATCACCACCTTCATCTTCAGCTTCCTTCTCTATATGAAGGCTCAGGTGGTCCCTGCCTCAGCCCTGGCACCTGGGGGAAACTCAG GCAATCTTATCTACGACTTTTTCCTGGGACGGGAGCTCAACCCTCGCATTTGTTCCTTTGACTTCAAGTATTTCTGTGAACTGCGACCGGGTCTCATCGGCTGG GTCTTCATCAACCTGGCCCTGCTGGTGCAGGAGGCAGAGCAGCGGGGGAGTCCTTCACTTGCCATGTGGCTGGTCAATGCTTTCCAGCTACTGTATGTGGGTGACGCCCTCTGGCATGAG GAGGCTGTCCTCACCACCATGGACATCACACATGATGGATTTGGCTTCATGCTGGCCTTTGGGGACCTGGCCTGGGTACCCTTCACCTACAGCCTGCAGGCCCAGTTCCTGTTGTACCACCCACAGCCCCTGGGGTTGCCCATGGCTGCAGTCATCTGTCTCATCAATG ctattggttactacatattccgTGGGGCCAATTCCCAGAAAAACACTTTCCGAAAGAACCCTTCAGATCCCAGTGTGTCCG GCCTTGAGACCATTCCTACTGCCACCGGGCGGCAGCTGCTGGTATCTGGATGGTGGGGTATGGTCCGTCATCCCAACTATCTCGGAGACCTCATCATGGCTCTGGCCTGGTCCTTGCCTTGTG GGGTGTCCCACCTGCTACCCTACTTCTACGTCCTCTACTTCACTGCACTGTTGGTGCACCGGGAGGCCCGGGATGAGCGGCAGTGCCTGCAGAAGTACGGCCGGGCTTGGCACGAGTACTGTCGGCGGGTACCTTACCGCATCTTGCCCTACATCTACTGA
- the Tm7sf2 gene encoding delta(14)-sterol reductase TM7SF2 isoform X1: protein MASFQGPRAPLEFGGPLGAAALLLLLPATMFHLLLVARSGPARLLGPPPYLPGLEVLWSPRALLLLLTWLGLQAALYLLPARKVAEGQELKDKSRLCYPINGAWRTGPCTGLGFQALVLTALLVGLGVSVGLPLGALPEMLLPLAFAATITTFIFSFLLYMKAQVVPASALAPGGNSGNLIYDFFLGRELNPRICSFDFKYFCELRPGLIGWVFINLALLVQEAEQRGSPSLAMWLVNAFQLLYVGDALWHEEAVLTTMDITHDGFGFMLAFGDLAWVPFTYSLQAQFLLYHPQPLGLPMAAVICLINAIGYYIFRGANSQKNTFRKNPSDPSVSGLETIPTATGRQLLVSGWWGMVRHPNYLGDLIMALAWSLPCGVSHLLPYFYVLYFTALLVHREARDERQCLQKYGRAWHEYCRRVPYRILPYIY, encoded by the exons ATGGCTTCTTTTCAGGGCCCCCGAGCCCCACTGGAATTCGGGGGGCCCCTGG GCGCTGCggcgctgctgctgctgctacccGCCACAATGTTCCACCTGCTACTGGTGGCCCGCTCAGGCCCGGCGCGCCTACTAGGCCCACCTCCGTACCTGCCAGGGCTGGAGGTGCTGTGGAGCCCGCGAGCGCTGCTGCTGTTACTCACCTGGCTCGGCCTGCAGGCGGCGCTCTACCTGCTGCCGGCGCGCAAG GTGGCCGAGGGGCAAGAATTGAAGGACAAGAGTCGTCTGTGCTACCCCATTAATGGTGCCTGGAGGACTGGCCCTTGCACTGGACTTG GCTTCCAGGCCCTGGTGCTGACAGCCCTAttggtggggctgggggtgtCCGTTGGGCTGCCCCTGGGTGCGCTCCCGGAAATGCTTCTGCCCTTGGCATTTGCAGCCACCATCACCACCTTCATCTTCAGCTTCCTTCTCTATATGAAGGCTCAGGTGGTCCCTGCCTCAGCCCTGGCACCTGGGGGAAACTCAG GCAATCTTATCTACGACTTTTTCCTGGGACGGGAGCTCAACCCTCGCATTTGTTCCTTTGACTTCAAGTATTTCTGTGAACTGCGACCGGGTCTCATCGGCTGG GTCTTCATCAACCTGGCCCTGCTGGTGCAGGAGGCAGAGCAGCGGGGGAGTCCTTCACTTGCCATGTGGCTGGTCAATGCTTTCCAGCTACTGTATGTGGGTGACGCCCTCTGGCATGAG GAGGCTGTCCTCACCACCATGGACATCACACATGATGGATTTGGCTTCATGCTGGCCTTTGGGGACCTGGCCTGGGTACCCTTCACCTACAGCCTGCAGGCCCAGTTCCTGTTGTACCACCCACAGCCCCTGGGGTTGCCCATGGCTGCAGTCATCTGTCTCATCAATG ctattggttactacatattccgTGGGGCCAATTCCCAGAAAAACACTTTCCGAAAGAACCCTTCAGATCCCAGTGTGTCCG GCCTTGAGACCATTCCTACTGCCACCGGGCGGCAGCTGCTGGTATCTGGATGGTGGGGTATGGTCCGTCATCCCAACTATCTCGGAGACCTCATCATGGCTCTGGCCTGGTCCTTGCCTTGTG GGGTGTCCCACCTGCTACCCTACTTCTACGTCCTCTACTTCACTGCACTGTTGGTGCACCGGGAGGCCCGGGATGAGCGGCAGTGCCTGCAGAAGTACGGCCGGGCTTGGCACGAGTACTGTCGGCGGGTACCTTACCGCATCTTGCCCTACATCTACTGA
- the Znhit2 gene encoding zinc finger HIT domain-containing protein 2 produces MEPAGLCGFCPGGEAQPARYTCPRCNVPYCSLRCYRAHGACAEDFYRDQVLRELRGRSASPSRLACALRRLRQQRETEDDPEEAGLSTGPAPGGLSRLWEELAPAEKAAFERLLSRGEAGKLLPPWRPWWWDRGAGPRLLEELDGVPSSEPAELEPDPAEPVSGDAPRACRPSVPTHIPALASLSRCPASPLVRFQLPNVLFAYAHTLALYHGGDEELLSDFCATLLGVSGALGAQQVFASAEEALLAAASVLETSEHPPGPLGTRGAMQEAARILLGEGPANQKGYTLAALGHLVQTLGRARKQAVAREERDRLYRARKKCQFLLAWTNENEAVLTPLALDCTRAHQAHTVAAEEVAALTGELERLWGGPMPPAPRTLIEELPG; encoded by the coding sequence ATGGAGCCGGCCGGGCTGTGCGGTTTCTGCCCAGGCGGGGAGGCCCAGCCAGCGCGCTACACCTGTCCACGCTGTAATGTGCCCTACTGTTCGCTGCGCTGCTATCGGGCGCATGGTGCCTGCGCCGAAGACTTCTACCGTGACCAGGTGCTGAGAGAGCTCCGCGGGCGCAGCGCCTCGCCTAGCCGCCTAGCATGTGCTCTACGCCGGCTGCGCCAGCAACGCGAGACAGAGGACGACCCCGAGGAGGCAGGCCTGAGCACTGGCCCGGCACCCGGCGGCCTTTCCAGACTCTGGGAAGAGTTGGCACCCGCGGAGAAGGCGGCCTTCGAGCGGTTGCTGAGCCGCGGCGAGGCCGGGAAGCTGCTGCCTCCGTGGCGGCCGTGGTGGTGGGACCGTGGGGCCGGGCCGCGGCTTCTAGAGGAGTTAGATGGTGTCCCCAGCAGTGAACCTGCGGAGCTAGAACCCGACCCCGCGGAGCCAGTTTCTGGAGACGCCCCTAGGGCCTGCAGGCCCTCGGTGCCCACCCACATCCCTGCGCTGGCCAGCCTGAGTCGCTGCCCAGCCTCGCCGCTCGTGCGCTTCCAGCTCCCCAACGTGCTGTTCGCCTATGCTCACACTCTAGCCCTTTATCATGGCGGGGACGAAGAGCTGCTCTCCGACTTTTGTGCCACGCTGCTGGGCGTTTCTGGAGCCCTGGGCGCCCAGCAAGTCTTTGCTTCTGCGGAGGAAGCCCTGCTGGCTGCAGCCAGCGTGCTAGAAACCAGCGAGCACCCACCAGGGCCCCTGGGTACACGGGGTGCTATGCAAGAGGCCGCCCGCATCCTGCTGGGTGAGGGTCCCGCCAACCAGAAAGGCTACACGCTGGCTGCATTGGGGCATCTAGTGCAGACTCTGGGCAGGGCCAGGAAACAGGCCGTGGCTAGAGAAGAGCGAGATCGCCTCTACCGGGCCCGGAAGAAGTGCCAATTTCTGCTGGCCTggaccaatgaaaatgaggctgtCCTAACACCATTGGCTTTAGACTGCACCAGGGCCCACCAAGCCCACACGGTGGCAGCAGAGGAGGTGGCAGCCCTCACTGGGGAACTAGAGCGCCTTTGGGGAGGCCCTATGCCACCTGCACCGAGGACTCTCATTGAGGAGCTCCCTGGCTGA
- the Fau gene encoding ubiquitin-like FUBI-ribosomal protein eS30 fusion protein — translation MQLFVRAQELHTLEVTSQETVAQIKAHVASLEGIAPEDQVVLLAGTPLEDEATLGQCGVEALTTLEVAGRMLGGKVHGSLARAGKVRGQTPKVAKQEKKKKKTGRAKRRMQYNRRFVNVVPTFGKKKGPNANS, via the exons ATGCAGCTCTTTGTCCGCGCCCAAGAGCTACATACCCTCGAAGTAACCAGCCAGGAGACGGTCGCTCAGATCAAG GCTCATGTAGCCTCACTGGAGGGCATCGCCCCGGAAGACCAAGTCGTGCTCCTGGCAGGCACGCCGCTGGAGGATGAGGCTACTCTGGGCCAGTGTGGAGTGGAGGCCTTGACCACTTTGGAAGTAGCCGGCCGCATGCTTGGAG GTAAAGTCCATGGTTCTCTGGCCCGTGCTGGAAAAGTAAGAGGTCAAACTCCCAAG GTGGCCAaacaggagaagaagaagaagaagacaggCCGTGCCAAGCGGCGGATGCAGTACAACCGGCGCTTTGTCAATGTTGTGCCTACCTTTGGCAAGAAGAAAGGCCCCAATGCCAACTCCTAA
- the Mrpl49 gene encoding large ribosomal subunit protein mL49, with protein MAAAVFRASLRGWTTGVLRGFGLRHQSQTQGPPDYPSFVESVDEYHFVERLLPPASIPKPPKHEHYPTPSGWQPPRDPPPNLPYFVRRSRMHNIPVYKDITHGNRQMTVIRKVEGDIWALQKDVEDFLSPLLGKTPITQVNEVTGTLRVKGYFDEQLKAWLLEKGF; from the exons ATGGCGGCGGCCGTGTTCCGGGCATCGCTGCGGGGCTGGACCACTGGGGTCCTGCGGGGCTTCGGGCTGCGGCACCAG AGCCAGACCCAGGGGCCACCTGATTACCCCAGCTTCGTGGAATCTGTGGATGAGTATCACTTCGTGGAGCGCCTGTTACCTCCAGCCAGCATCCCAAAGCCCCCAAAGCATGAACATTATCCCACCCCTAGTGGCTGGCAGCCTCCCAGAG ATCCCCCACCCAACCTGCCCTACTTTGTGCGGCGCTCTCGAATGCACAACATCCCTGTCTACAAGGACATCACACATGGCAACCGCCAAATGACTGTGATCCGGAAAGTGGAGGGGGATATCTGG GCCCTACAGAAGGATGTGGAAGATTTTCTGAGCCCACTGCTGGGGAAGACACCTATTACCCAGGTTAATGAGGTGACTGGTACCCTTCGAGTCAAGGGCTACTTTGATGAGCAGCTTAAAGCCTGGCTCCTTGAGAAGGGCTTCTGA
- the Syvn1 gene encoding E3 ubiquitin-protein ligase synoviolin isoform X2 — protein MFRTAVMMAASLALTGAVVAHAYYLKHQFYPTVVYLTKSSPSMAVLYIQAFVLVFLLGKVMGKVFFGQLRAAEMEHLLERSWYAVTETCLAFTVFRDDFSPRFVALFTLLLFLKCFHWLAEDRVDFMERSPNISWLFHCRIVSLMFLLGILDFLFVSHAYHSILTRGASVQLVFGFEYAILMTMVLTIFIKYVLHSVDLQSENPWDNKAVYMLYTELFTGFIKVLLYMAFMTIMIKVHTFPLFAIRPMYLAMRQFKKAVTDAIMSRRAIRNMNTLYPDATPEELQAMDNVCIICREEMVTGAKRLPCNHIFHTSCLRSWFQRQQTCPTCRMDVLRASLPAQSPPPPEPADQGPPPAPHPPPLLPQPPNFPQGLLPPFPPGMFPLWPPMGPFPPVPPPPSSGEAAAPPSTSAALSRPSGAATTTAAGTSAPAPAPGSAPEAGPAPGFPFPPPWMGMPLPPPFAFPPMPVPPAGFAGLTPEELRALEGHERQHLEARLQSLRNIHTLLDAAMLQINQYLTVLASLGPPRPATSVNPAEETASPVVAAASSTSIPSSEATTPSPGASPPAPETEKPPAPESVGAEELPEDGEPDAAELRRRRLQKLESPVAH, from the exons ATGTTCCGCACCGCAGTGATGATGGCGGCCAGCCTGGCGCTGACCGGGgccgtggtggctcatgcctactACCTCAAACACCAGTTCTACCCCACTGTGGTGTACTTGACCAAGTCCAGCCCCAGCATGGCA GTCCTGTACATCCAGGCCTTCGTCCTTGTCTTCCTTTTGGGCAAGGTGATGGGCAAGGTGTTCTTTGGGCAGCTGAGGGCAGCAGAGATGGAG CACCTTCTGGAGCGTTCCTGGTATGCTGTTACTGAGACTTGTCTGGCCTTCACCGTTTTTCGGGACGACTTCAGCCCTCGCTTTGTTGCGCTCTTcaccctcctcctctttctcaaaTGTTTCCACTGGCTGGCTGAGGACCGTGTGGACTTT ATGGAACGCAGCCCCAATATCTCCTGGCTCTTTCACTGCCGAATTGTCT CCCTTATGTTCCTCCTGGGTATCCTGGACTTCCTCTTCGTCAGCCACGCTTATCACAGCATCCTGACCCGTGGGGCTTCTGTGCAGCTGGTGTTTGGCTTTGAG TATGCCATCCTGATGACAATGGTGCTCACCATCTTCATCAAGTATGTGCTACACTCCGTGGACCTCCAGAGCGAGAACCCCTGGGACAATAAAGCTGTGTACATGCTCTACacagagctgttcacag GCTTTATCAAGGTTCTGCTGTACATGGCCTTCATGACCATCATGATCAAGGTGCACACCTTCCCGCTCTTTGCCATCCGACCCATGTACCTGGCCATGAG GCAGTTCAAGAAAGCTGTGACAGACGCCATCATGTCCCGCCGAGCCATCCGCAACATGAACACACT GTATCCAGATGCCACTCCTGAGGAACTTCAGGCAATGGACAATGTCTGTATCATCTGCCGAGAAGAGATGGTCACTGGTGCCAAGAGGCTGCCCTGCAACCACATCTTCCACACCAG CTGCCTGCGCTCCTGGTTCCAGCGACAGCAGACCTGCCCTACCTGCCGAATGGATGTCCTAAGAGCATCTCTGCCAGCCCAGTCACCACCACCTCCTGAACCTGCGGATCAGGGGCCACCCCCTGCCCCTCATCCTCCaccactcctgcctcagccccctaacT TcccccagggcctcctgcctccTTTTCCTCCAGGCATGTTCCCGCTGTGGCCCCCCATGGGTCCCTTCCCACCTGTCCCACCTCCCCCAAGCTCCGGAGAGGCTGCAGCCCCTCCATCCACCAGTGCAG CCCTTTCTCGGCCCAGTGGAGCAGCTACAACTACAGCTGCTGGCACAAGTGCCCCTGCCCCAGCACCTGGCTCTGCGCCAGAGGCTGGCCCTGCCCCaggctttcccttccctcctccctggaTGGGTATGCCCCTGCCGCCACCCTTTG CCTTCCCCCCCATGCCTGTGCCCCCTGCGGGCTTTGCTGGGCTGACCCCAGAGGAACTGCGGGCTCTGGAGGGCCATGAGCGGCAGCACCTGGAGGCCCGGCTGCAGAGCCTGCGTAACATCCACACTCTGCTCGACGCCGCCATGCTGCAAATCAACCAGTATCTCACTGTGCTGGCCTCTTTGGG GCCCCCCCGGCCTGCCACTTCTGTCAACCCTGCTGAAGAGACTGCCTCTCCAGTGGTCGCTGCTGCCTCCTCTACCAGCATCCCCAGCTCTGAGGCTACCACCCCATCTCCAGGAGCCTCCCCACCAGCCCCTGAAACTGAAAAGCCTCCAG CTCCTGAGTCAGTGGGTGCCGAGGAGCTGCCTGAAGATGGAGAGCCTGATGCTGCAGAGCTCCGCCGTCGCCGCCTACAAAAGTTGGAGTCCCCTGTTGCCCACTGA
- the Syvn1 gene encoding E3 ubiquitin-protein ligase synoviolin isoform X1 — protein MFRTAVMMAASLALTGAVVAHAYYLKHQFYPTVVYLTKSSPSMAVLYIQAFVLVFLLGKVMGKVFFGQLRAAEMEHLLERSWYAVTETCLAFTVFRDDFSPRFVALFTLLLFLKCFHWLAEDRVDFMERSPNISWLFHCRIVSLMFLLGILDFLFVSHAYHSILTRGASVQLVFGFEYAILMTMVLTIFIKYVLHSVDLQSENPWDNKAVYMLYTELFTGFIKVLLYMAFMTIMIKVHTFPLFAIRPMYLAMRQFKKAVTDAIMSRRAIRNMNTLYPDATPEELQAMDNVCIICREEMVTGAKRLPCNHIFHTSCLRSWFQRQQTCPTCRMDVLRASLPAQSPPPPEPADQGPPPAPHPPPLLPQPPNFPQGLLPPFPPGMFPLWPPMGPFPPVPPPPSSGEAAAPPSTSAAALSRPSGAATTTAAGTSAPAPAPGSAPEAGPAPGFPFPPPWMGMPLPPPFAFPPMPVPPAGFAGLTPEELRALEGHERQHLEARLQSLRNIHTLLDAAMLQINQYLTVLASLGPPRPATSVNPAEETASPVVAAASSTSIPSSEATTPSPGASPPAPETEKPPAPESVGAEELPEDGEPDAAELRRRRLQKLESPVAH, from the exons ATGTTCCGCACCGCAGTGATGATGGCGGCCAGCCTGGCGCTGACCGGGgccgtggtggctcatgcctactACCTCAAACACCAGTTCTACCCCACTGTGGTGTACTTGACCAAGTCCAGCCCCAGCATGGCA GTCCTGTACATCCAGGCCTTCGTCCTTGTCTTCCTTTTGGGCAAGGTGATGGGCAAGGTGTTCTTTGGGCAGCTGAGGGCAGCAGAGATGGAG CACCTTCTGGAGCGTTCCTGGTATGCTGTTACTGAGACTTGTCTGGCCTTCACCGTTTTTCGGGACGACTTCAGCCCTCGCTTTGTTGCGCTCTTcaccctcctcctctttctcaaaTGTTTCCACTGGCTGGCTGAGGACCGTGTGGACTTT ATGGAACGCAGCCCCAATATCTCCTGGCTCTTTCACTGCCGAATTGTCT CCCTTATGTTCCTCCTGGGTATCCTGGACTTCCTCTTCGTCAGCCACGCTTATCACAGCATCCTGACCCGTGGGGCTTCTGTGCAGCTGGTGTTTGGCTTTGAG TATGCCATCCTGATGACAATGGTGCTCACCATCTTCATCAAGTATGTGCTACACTCCGTGGACCTCCAGAGCGAGAACCCCTGGGACAATAAAGCTGTGTACATGCTCTACacagagctgttcacag GCTTTATCAAGGTTCTGCTGTACATGGCCTTCATGACCATCATGATCAAGGTGCACACCTTCCCGCTCTTTGCCATCCGACCCATGTACCTGGCCATGAG GCAGTTCAAGAAAGCTGTGACAGACGCCATCATGTCCCGCCGAGCCATCCGCAACATGAACACACT GTATCCAGATGCCACTCCTGAGGAACTTCAGGCAATGGACAATGTCTGTATCATCTGCCGAGAAGAGATGGTCACTGGTGCCAAGAGGCTGCCCTGCAACCACATCTTCCACACCAG CTGCCTGCGCTCCTGGTTCCAGCGACAGCAGACCTGCCCTACCTGCCGAATGGATGTCCTAAGAGCATCTCTGCCAGCCCAGTCACCACCACCTCCTGAACCTGCGGATCAGGGGCCACCCCCTGCCCCTCATCCTCCaccactcctgcctcagccccctaacT TcccccagggcctcctgcctccTTTTCCTCCAGGCATGTTCCCGCTGTGGCCCCCCATGGGTCCCTTCCCACCTGTCCCACCTCCCCCAAGCTCCGGAGAGGCTGCAGCCCCTCCATCCACCAGTGCAG CAGCCCTTTCTCGGCCCAGTGGAGCAGCTACAACTACAGCTGCTGGCACAAGTGCCCCTGCCCCAGCACCTGGCTCTGCGCCAGAGGCTGGCCCTGCCCCaggctttcccttccctcctccctggaTGGGTATGCCCCTGCCGCCACCCTTTG CCTTCCCCCCCATGCCTGTGCCCCCTGCGGGCTTTGCTGGGCTGACCCCAGAGGAACTGCGGGCTCTGGAGGGCCATGAGCGGCAGCACCTGGAGGCCCGGCTGCAGAGCCTGCGTAACATCCACACTCTGCTCGACGCCGCCATGCTGCAAATCAACCAGTATCTCACTGTGCTGGCCTCTTTGGG GCCCCCCCGGCCTGCCACTTCTGTCAACCCTGCTGAAGAGACTGCCTCTCCAGTGGTCGCTGCTGCCTCCTCTACCAGCATCCCCAGCTCTGAGGCTACCACCCCATCTCCAGGAGCCTCCCCACCAGCCCCTGAAACTGAAAAGCCTCCAG CTCCTGAGTCAGTGGGTGCCGAGGAGCTGCCTGAAGATGGAGAGCCTGATGCTGCAGAGCTCCGCCGTCGCCGCCTACAAAAGTTGGAGTCCCCTGTTGCCCACTGA